From one Rosa rugosa chromosome 4, drRosRugo1.1, whole genome shotgun sequence genomic stretch:
- the LOC133706894 gene encoding DNA-binding protein REB1-like, with protein MGRKERTPLEFESGKEKKKHKEKRKEKAKKDELERNSSVLEVCGDKMGKEVEGLKYDKTGGNHMNSGEEANKKKKRRREKEGNDMVIDMINKKELINDGEKSVGKTVEKVDSTGSVKKTQKILEDGKVGVATEYGDVAQINNKGGNKKKKEKKGKREKTGGELVPDVTSDGMEAGVASNRLDGHIVAENMGTGSSETCIRNMEAVDVDGGKTRKKKAKANTLVNGEDSSRNVEVVNVEDGKKRKKAKSEKHVVEDCNRKSEAFNVGNSKKRKKSKSEKCGIAEICNEDKKKARSSKGSLIAQKSIGAPDNSEKSTPKKASKRVSFADDVEVFSPSDGPNDEHEDLVRGKRFSEEEDKIVKEAVLRYIEEHALGDDGLNMVMRCKSHPEVKNHPELKNCWKDIGAALPWRPFKSVYYRAHILFERAEKRIWTPEEYEEVKKFHKDRGADWRTLGDKLGKHRIHVKDAWRRIKLPNQKKGRWSQEEYETLFDLVNMDLRMKVFEEKKTKHGMLRENICWEAISETLGTRTNAVCSMKWYNQLTSPLVSQKLWADIDDYRLLDALNSLDACCIEDVDWDDLLEHRPGDVCQKRWHQMVKHIGHHGLKSFPEQVEVLSKRYLADLIEAREIYASKPAVD; from the coding sequence ATGGGAAGGAAGGAGAGGACACCTTTGGAGTTTGAATcaggaaaagagaagaaaaagcaCAAGGAGAAAAGGAAGGAGAAAGCAAAGAAGGATGAACTTGAAAGAAATTCTTCCGTGCTTGAAGTCTGTGGGGACAAAATGGGCAAGGAAGTTGAGGGGCTGAAATATGACAAGACTGGTGGAAATCATATGAATAGTGGAGAAGAAGccaataagaaaaagaaaaggaggaggGAAAAGGAGGGGAATGATATGGTAATAGATATGATTAATAAAAAGGAGCTCATAAATGATGGGGAGAAATCCGTTGGGAAAACTGTGGAGAAAGTTGACTCTACAGGTAGTGTAAAGAAGACACAAAAAATTCTTGAGGATGGAAAAGTAGGTGTGGCAACTGAGTATGGAGATGTTGCACAAATAAACAACAAGGgaggaaataaaaagaaaaaagagaagaaagggaAGAGGGAAAAAACGGGTGGTGAATTGGTACCGGATGTCACAAGTGATGGAATGGAGGCTGGAGTAGCAAGTAACCGTTTAGATGGGCATATCGTGGCTGAAAATATGGGCACTGGGAGCAGTGAAACGTGCATCAGAAACATGGAGGCTGTTGATGTAGATGGTGGGAaaacaaggaagaagaaggccAAGGCAAACACCCTTGTTAATGGAGAAGATAGCAGCAGAAATGTGGAGGTTGTTAATGTAGAAGAtggtaaaaaaagaaagaaggccAAGTCAGAGAAACATGTTGTAGAAGATTGCAACAGAAAATCAGAGGCTTTTAATGTAGGAAATAgtaagaaaaggaagaagtccAAGTCGGAGAAATGTGGTATTGCGGAGATTTGCAATGAAGACAAGAAAAAGGCCAGGTCAAGTAAAGGCAGCTTAATAGCCCAAAAAAGCATTGGAGCTCCTGACAATTCTGAAAAATCGACCCCTAAAAAAGCATcaaaaagagtaagttttgctGATGATGTGGAGGTCTTTTCACCGTCTGATGGCCCAAACGATGAGCATGAAGACCTTGTAAGAGGTAAACGGTtttcagaagaagaagacaagattGTGAAAGAGGCTGTTTTAAGATACATAGAGGAACATGCTTTAGGGGATGATGGCCTCAACATGGTTATGCGGTGTAAATCCCACCCTGAAGTCAAAAACCACCCAGAATTGAAAAATTGTTGGAAGGATATTGGGGCAGCCTTACCATGGAGGCCCTTTAAGAGTGTATATTATAGAGCCCATATTTTGTTTGAACGAGCCGAGAAACGTATTTGGACCCCGGAAGAGTACGAAGAGGTAAAGAAGTTCCATAAAGATCGGGGAGCTGATTGGAGAACTTTGGGCGATAAGCTTGgcaaacatagaattcatgtCAAGGATGCATGGCGCAGAATAAAACTGCCAAATCAGAAGAAAGGACGCTGGTCCCAAGAGGAGTACGAGACTTTATTTGATTTAGTGAACATGGATCTGCGTATGAAGGtttttgaagaaaagaaaaccaagCATGGCATGCTGCGAGAAAATATTTGCTGGGAGGCAATCAGTGAAACGTTGGGCACTAGAACCAATGCTGTTTGCAGCATGAAGTGGTATAACCAATTAACATCACCTTTGGTAAGCCAAAAGCTGTGGGCTGACATTGACGACTATCGGCTGCTTGATGCTCTCAATAGCTTGGATGCTTGCTGTATTGAAGATGTTGATTGGGATGATCTGCTTGAGCATAGGCCTGGAGATGTTTGCCAAAAGCGATGGCATCAAATGGTCAAACATATTGGTCACCATGGGCTCAAGTCCTTTCCTGAACAAGTGGAAGTTTTATCTAAACGTTATCTTGCCGATTTAATTGAAGCAAGAGAAATCTATGCTAGTAAACCTGCAGTTGACTGA
- the LOC133706896 gene encoding uncharacterized protein LOC133706896 isoform X2 — translation MDMAVDDDLLVNSKPMMEEPLVDYRVYPIPDTVPDENLERFFQNAKSKLEKYGTTITLNAAEQTLTFVPGVSKWNPGPALNKYGKFEITTFTVPFPENRATKLKHVWPDVEEFLYEFAISCNLNLAECSMQVSTTTFLDDPYLLDRARHLLQLLSTSLVPPYMALEIFQGSRQHEIMEIGDQQGGLCTKFGVKKGEYLKRWECLFYSLKALSKATQCHIFLNENTFTAVTAVENTVERISWLRSVVGDCITKNLCPATSIRKFGNEFGMHQSMDDLEDPHAKHMEMVRSAPFFLRDSMPEVCSLYTLLHEKRAKLLEASSMLESSLSNYGISCTLEKDSMAFTTTRCTKEPDIIDKALQLLELLSTTHVPVSLAIEILDGSMQTCVIKIGNQEGGICSDFGISEEEYLIRWECLRHSLQVVAETAECNVFLNYYTVAAVGNTSLELFKQSVENCFLHNLCPGTVCTDYNSASRGLENIEDPHVKHMEMEKSGSSLHMLEVSSFCTFFSQLQATQLYDNWSIVESCLQKHDISCKLVAAEFYMTVSVTTKAGESNISDKILDVLKLLSVGIPPSKAIQVLEGSMYYDFIRTGSQYGGFCLKYGIA, via the exons ATGGATATGGCCGTCGATGATGACTTGTTGGTGAATTCTAAGCCGATGATGGAGGAACCACTGGTCGACTACCGAGTTTATCCGATCCCCGATACAGTCCCAG ATGAAAATTTGGAAAGATTTTTTCAGAACGCGAAATCGAAATTAGAAAAGTATGGCACCACAATCACTCTGAATGCG GCTGAGCAAACCCTCACATTCGTACCAGGGGTAAGTAAGTGGAACCCTGGCCCTGCCTTGAACAAATATGGCAAGTTTGAAATCACCACTTTCACTGTGCCCTTCCCCGAAAATCGAG CAACAAAGTTGAAACATGTTTGGCCCGACGTCGAAGAATTCTTATATGAGTTTGCCATTTCATGCAATCTCAATTTG GCTGAGTGTTCCATGCAAGTCTCAACAACCACATTTCTTGATGATCCGTATCTCCTTGACAGAGCTAGACATCTCCTTCAACTGTTGTCCACAAGTCTTGTTCCGCCATATATG GCATTAGAAATATTCCAAGGCAGCAGGCAACATGAAATCATGGAGATAGGAGATCAGCAGGGGGGGCTTTGCACAAAATTTGGGGTCAAGAAG GGGGAATATCTTAAACGATGGGAATGCCTCTTCTACTCCCTAAAG GCACTTTCAAAAGCAACACAATGTCATATCTTTCTTAAC GAGAACACTTTTACTGCTGTGACTGCTGTGGAGAATACAGTTGAAAGAATTTCATGGCTCAGGTCAGTCGTGGGAGACTGCATCACCAAAAATTTGTGTCCTGCAACCTCTATCAGGAAGTTTGGAAACGAATTTGGAATGCATCAATCGATGGATGATCTTGAGGATCCACATGCCAAGCACATGGAGATGGTGAGGTCTGCCCCTTTTTTTCTCAGAGATAGCATGCCTGAAGTCTGCTCTCTCTATACGTTACTCCATGAAAAACGAG CAAAGTTGCTAGAAGCTTCGTCAATGCTGGAGTCTTCCCTAAGTAACTATGGCATTTCATGTACTCTG GAGAAGGATTCCATGGCATTCACAACAACGAGATGTACTAAGGAGCCAGATATCATTGACAAGGCTTTGCAGCTACTTGAACTTCTGTCAACAACTCATGTTCCAGTATCTCTG GCAATAGAAATATTGGATGGTAGTATGCAAACTTGCGTAATTAAAATTGGGAATCAAGAAGGTGGGATTTGCTCAGACTTTGGGATCAGTGAG GAGGAATACCTTATACGATGGGAATGTCTTCGCCACTCCCTACAG GTAGTTGCCGAAACGGCGGAATGTAATGTATTTCTCAAC TATTACACTGTTGCTGCTGTGGGGAATACTTCACTAGAATTGTTCAAGCAGTCAGTGGAAAACTGCTTTCTTCATAATCTGTGTCCTGGGACTGTTTGCACGGATTATAATTCTGCATCACGAGGGctggaaaatattgaagatccaCACGTCAAGCACATGGAGATGGAAAAATCGGGGTCGTCGTTGCACATGCTTGAAGTCAGCTCCTTCTGTACATTCTTTTCGCAACTACAAG CAACTCAGTTGTATGATAATTGGTCAATTGTGGAATCGTGTTTACAAAAGCATGACATTTCGTGCAAACTGGTTGCG GCCGAGTTTTACATGACAGTGTCTGTAACCACAAAGGCCGGGGAATCAAATATTAGTGACAAGATTTTGGACGTTCTTAAACTTTTATCAGTTGGTATTCCACCTTCTAAG GCAATACAAGTGCTGGAAGGCAGTATGTACTATGACTTCATCCGGACAGGGTCTCAGTATGGCGGGTTTTGCTTAAAATATGGGATTGCTTAA
- the LOC133706896 gene encoding uncharacterized protein LOC133706896 isoform X1: protein MDMAVDDDLLVNSKPMMEEPLVDYRVYPIPDTVPDENLERFFQNAKSKLEKYGTTITLNAAEQTLTFVPGVSKWNPGPALNKYGKFEITTFTVPFPENRATKLKHVWPDVEEFLYEFAISCNLNLAECSMQVSTTTFLDDPYLLDRARHLLQLLSTSLVPPYMALEIFQGSRQHEIMEIGDQQGGLCTKFGVKKGEYLKRWECLFYSLKALSKATQCHIFLNENTFTAVTAVENTVERISWLRSVVGDCITKNLCPATSIRKFGNEFGMHQSMDDLEDPHAKHMEMVRSAPFFLRDSMPEVCSLYTLLHEKRAAKLLEASSMLESSLSNYGISCTLEKDSMAFTTTRCTKEPDIIDKALQLLELLSTTHVPVSLAIEILDGSMQTCVIKIGNQEGGICSDFGISEEEYLIRWECLRHSLQVVAETAECNVFLNYYTVAAVGNTSLELFKQSVENCFLHNLCPGTVCTDYNSASRGLENIEDPHVKHMEMEKSGSSLHMLEVSSFCTFFSQLQATQLYDNWSIVESCLQKHDISCKLVAAEFYMTVSVTTKAGESNISDKILDVLKLLSVGIPPSKAIQVLEGSMYYDFIRTGSQYGGFCLKYGIA from the exons ATGGATATGGCCGTCGATGATGACTTGTTGGTGAATTCTAAGCCGATGATGGAGGAACCACTGGTCGACTACCGAGTTTATCCGATCCCCGATACAGTCCCAG ATGAAAATTTGGAAAGATTTTTTCAGAACGCGAAATCGAAATTAGAAAAGTATGGCACCACAATCACTCTGAATGCG GCTGAGCAAACCCTCACATTCGTACCAGGGGTAAGTAAGTGGAACCCTGGCCCTGCCTTGAACAAATATGGCAAGTTTGAAATCACCACTTTCACTGTGCCCTTCCCCGAAAATCGAG CAACAAAGTTGAAACATGTTTGGCCCGACGTCGAAGAATTCTTATATGAGTTTGCCATTTCATGCAATCTCAATTTG GCTGAGTGTTCCATGCAAGTCTCAACAACCACATTTCTTGATGATCCGTATCTCCTTGACAGAGCTAGACATCTCCTTCAACTGTTGTCCACAAGTCTTGTTCCGCCATATATG GCATTAGAAATATTCCAAGGCAGCAGGCAACATGAAATCATGGAGATAGGAGATCAGCAGGGGGGGCTTTGCACAAAATTTGGGGTCAAGAAG GGGGAATATCTTAAACGATGGGAATGCCTCTTCTACTCCCTAAAG GCACTTTCAAAAGCAACACAATGTCATATCTTTCTTAAC GAGAACACTTTTACTGCTGTGACTGCTGTGGAGAATACAGTTGAAAGAATTTCATGGCTCAGGTCAGTCGTGGGAGACTGCATCACCAAAAATTTGTGTCCTGCAACCTCTATCAGGAAGTTTGGAAACGAATTTGGAATGCATCAATCGATGGATGATCTTGAGGATCCACATGCCAAGCACATGGAGATGGTGAGGTCTGCCCCTTTTTTTCTCAGAGATAGCATGCCTGAAGTCTGCTCTCTCTATACGTTACTCCATGAAAAACGAG CAGCAAAGTTGCTAGAAGCTTCGTCAATGCTGGAGTCTTCCCTAAGTAACTATGGCATTTCATGTACTCTG GAGAAGGATTCCATGGCATTCACAACAACGAGATGTACTAAGGAGCCAGATATCATTGACAAGGCTTTGCAGCTACTTGAACTTCTGTCAACAACTCATGTTCCAGTATCTCTG GCAATAGAAATATTGGATGGTAGTATGCAAACTTGCGTAATTAAAATTGGGAATCAAGAAGGTGGGATTTGCTCAGACTTTGGGATCAGTGAG GAGGAATACCTTATACGATGGGAATGTCTTCGCCACTCCCTACAG GTAGTTGCCGAAACGGCGGAATGTAATGTATTTCTCAAC TATTACACTGTTGCTGCTGTGGGGAATACTTCACTAGAATTGTTCAAGCAGTCAGTGGAAAACTGCTTTCTTCATAATCTGTGTCCTGGGACTGTTTGCACGGATTATAATTCTGCATCACGAGGGctggaaaatattgaagatccaCACGTCAAGCACATGGAGATGGAAAAATCGGGGTCGTCGTTGCACATGCTTGAAGTCAGCTCCTTCTGTACATTCTTTTCGCAACTACAAG CAACTCAGTTGTATGATAATTGGTCAATTGTGGAATCGTGTTTACAAAAGCATGACATTTCGTGCAAACTGGTTGCG GCCGAGTTTTACATGACAGTGTCTGTAACCACAAAGGCCGGGGAATCAAATATTAGTGACAAGATTTTGGACGTTCTTAAACTTTTATCAGTTGGTATTCCACCTTCTAAG GCAATACAAGTGCTGGAAGGCAGTATGTACTATGACTTCATCCGGACAGGGTCTCAGTATGGCGGGTTTTGCTTAAAATATGGGATTGCTTAA